CTGGTTCCACTCTTTGGAAAACCGCTGATACCGCTCAACGAACGGATTTTCTTCCGCAAACCGTTTTCCGCATGTTTGGCAGGCATATCTTCTTTTCCTGTAAAAAATGACCGTCGGCCGCTCAAACCATTTGAAATGCCGGATCTTTTGAATGCGGTAGTCGTGGATTTTTCTCCCTTCCGTATCGCAGCGGGGGTAACGGTGAGGCTTCACAGGCATTTCGACAGGTGAATCGAATGTTCACAGGTTTCCACTTTGTTGATTTTCACATCTTTCAAACCGGGGAGAAATAGGTTACGATTCAATTGACACGTGGCTCCTTTCTTTGTTGGTTGACCAAATCCAGTATAAAAGAAATCGGAGCCCACGTGTCTTATTTTTTGAATTGTTTCTAAACCCCAACAAATCGTATAGAGGTTTTCTTTTCTGCCGCTTTGCCTCATCCGTCCACTAAAAAAGGGCGAGCCAAAAACGGGTTGGCCACCCTTTCAGTCTTATTTCTTTTTATCTTTAAAATAATCGCTCCGAATGACCAGGTCGGCGACGGTTAAATCCGGGTAATTTTCCGGCAGCGGGGTGATCTTGTCCCGCGTGATCAAAATCCCTTCGTCGGCGTAGTCGCCTTTCGGGATGACGGCCTTGCCGTCCTCTTGCAATAACAAGTTTTTGCCCATCATATAATAGGTCTTTTCCTTTTCGATCCCCATGAGATCGGCGACCGTCGGCAGGATGTCGATTTGGCCGCCGATGGTGTCGATGACCTTCGGTTCCATGCCCGGATGATAGATGATGAAAGGAATCTGCATAAAGGAACGGACCCATTCCTCATCGCTGATCTCCCTTTTCAGCCACTTTTCCACTTCCCCTTTGTCCTTTTGGAAAAGTCCGTCATGATCGCCGTAGATGACGATGAGGGAATCATCCAACAGCCCTCTTTCCTCCAATCCTTTTATGAAAAGGGCGATGGACTCGTCCATGTAGCGGATCGATTGCAAATAATTGCCGATCGGCGTATTCTCCAGTTCCTTCGGCAGCGAAAGCGACTGTTCTTCCTCCGGTATGGTGAAGGGGACGTGGCTGGTCAAGGTAATAATCAAGGAATAAAAAGGCTGATCGGCCTTTTCCAAAATCGGCAGCGACTGGCGGAACGTCGATTTGTCGGAAAGGCCCATCCCGATGATGTCATCCTGTTTCAAATCATCGATGGCGTAAAATTTTTCGAATCCCAAATGGGGGTATACCATGTTCCGGTTCCAAAAGGTTTCTTCATCCCCGTGGATGGCGAAGGTATGATAGCCTTTCTCCCGGAGCAGTTTGGCCAACGAATGGTAAGTGTTGTTGGGAAAGCGGAAGAAGGTCGCCCCCTGTTTCACCGGATACAGGGACGTCTGTGTCAGTAGTTCGGCGTCGGAACTGTTCCCTTCGACCGTCTGCGGATAGATGTTGGAAAAATACATGCCGTCTTTGACGATCCTGTTCAGGAAGGGGGTGATTTCCTGGCCGTTCACCTTTTGGTTCAGCACGAAGGCTTGAAAGGACTCGACCTGTATAAAAATGAGATTTTTATTCTTTCCGATGCCGAAATAAGGGGATTGCCCTTCGTTTTTTTCCTCCCGGTTTTTTTCGGCAAACCACGTTTGAATCTGTTTCTTCTCCTGTTCGCTCAATTCTTTGGTTTGCCAATCGGTGATCACATTGTAAAGGTCGATCACGTGATGCCCGACGATGCCGTAGGCCTTCACCGCATCCAAGGCGTCCATCGTGCGGAAGGGCATATTGTCGATCCAGACGACTTTAACCGGTTTGGCCGCTGCAAAGAGACATCCTCCGAGAAGGAGCAGGGCGGCGAGTTTGATATTTCCTGGCCCTGAATGCCTTTGCATAAAAACCGGTTTAAAAAGAAGCAGAAGGTCAAGAAAAAATAGGATGTGCAACGGATGCAGCAAATACAAGACGCTTCCGCCCAGCCCGTTCAAGTTCGTGACCTGATATAAAGTGAAAAATTTCAGGGGAGTATGGAAATAGCTCATGTACAGCGTTTCGGCAAGCAAAAAAAC
This sequence is a window from Caldibacillus debilis DSM 16016. Protein-coding genes within it:
- a CDS encoding LTA synthase family protein, producing the protein MKGKIETALQQIHFPPEWLSILLAVCIFLKFIMVHLLNGLVFTQGAFLVTFGTILAIYGIFSFFTLQARKIGLYIVDFCLSVFLLAETLYMSYFHTPLKFFTLYQVTNLNGLGGSVLYLLHPLHILFFLDLLLLFKPVFMQRHSGPGNIKLAALLLLGGCLFAAAKPVKVVWIDNMPFRTMDALDAVKAYGIVGHHVIDLYNVITDWQTKELSEQEKKQIQTWFAEKNREEKNEGQSPYFGIGKNKNLIFIQVESFQAFVLNQKVNGQEITPFLNRIVKDGMYFSNIYPQTVEGNSSDAELLTQTSLYPVKQGATFFRFPNNTYHSLAKLLREKGYHTFAIHGDEETFWNRNMVYPHLGFEKFYAIDDLKQDDIIGMGLSDKSTFRQSLPILEKADQPFYSLIITLTSHVPFTIPEEEQSLSLPKELENTPIGNYLQSIRYMDESIALFIKGLEERGLLDDSLIVIYGDHDGLFQKDKGEVEKWLKREISDEEWVRSFMQIPFIIYHPGMEPKVIDTIGGQIDILPTVADLMGIEKEKTYYMMGKNLLLQEDGKAVIPKGDYADEGILITRDKITPLPENYPDLTVADLVIRSDYFKDKKK